A window of the Isosphaera pallida ATCC 43644 genome harbors these coding sequences:
- a CDS encoding DEAD/DEAH box helicase — protein MQLRPYQREAVEAVYAYLRTHDDNPVVVIPTAGGKTPVMATICKDAVTRWNGRVLILAHVKELLEQAADKLRQVCPEVHFGVYSAGLKRRDTGRAVILAGIQSVYQRAVELGTFDLVLVDEAHLIPPEGDGMYRQFLADAKGINPHLRVVGLTATPYRLKSGLICSPDHFLNAICFEVGVRELIVQGYLCPLVTKAGRARADTSGLHVRGGEYVAVEVEDLMDQDALVRAACAEIVEYTRDRQTVLIFASGIKHGQHVVHVLKEQHGIECGFVSGETPDGERDRLIARFRDQEWARQLQIDFGANAAEPLKYLCNVNVLTTGFDAPNVDCVALLRPTLSPGLYYQMVGRGFRLHPGKQNCLVLDFGGNVLRHGPVDQVRVKEVGGQGSGQAPAKECPQCQSVIAAGYARCPDCGYEFPPPERGKHDAKASSAGILSGQVTTTRYIVQDVFYSVHQKRGAPEDAPRTMRVDYKVGWHEYKSEWVCFEHTGYARQKAVAWWKQRSQEPVPETAEEAVALAQHGRLAPTREITVRSVTGEDFDRIIGYELGDIPPQPDGKDLPEDALDFPFGANAVAAEEEIPW, from the coding sequence GTGCAACTCCGACCTTACCAACGTGAAGCCGTTGAGGCCGTCTACGCCTACCTGCGGACGCACGACGACAACCCGGTGGTCGTGATCCCGACCGCGGGCGGCAAGACGCCGGTCATGGCGACCATCTGCAAGGACGCGGTGACGCGCTGGAACGGCCGGGTGCTGATCCTGGCCCACGTCAAGGAGCTGCTGGAGCAGGCGGCGGACAAGCTGCGCCAGGTCTGCCCCGAGGTCCACTTCGGCGTCTACTCGGCGGGCCTGAAGCGGCGCGACACCGGTCGGGCGGTCATCCTGGCCGGCATCCAGTCGGTCTACCAGCGGGCCGTCGAGCTGGGCACGTTCGACCTGGTCCTGGTGGACGAGGCCCACCTGATCCCGCCCGAGGGCGACGGCATGTACCGGCAGTTCCTGGCCGACGCCAAGGGGATCAACCCGCACCTTCGCGTCGTCGGCCTGACGGCCACGCCGTACCGGCTGAAGTCCGGCCTCATCTGCAGCCCGGACCACTTCCTCAACGCGATCTGCTTCGAGGTCGGCGTTCGGGAGCTGATCGTCCAGGGCTACCTCTGCCCACTGGTCACCAAGGCCGGCAGGGCGCGGGCGGACACCAGCGGCCTGCACGTGCGCGGCGGGGAGTACGTCGCCGTTGAGGTCGAGGACCTGATGGACCAGGACGCGCTGGTGCGGGCCGCTTGCGCCGAGATCGTCGAGTACACCCGTGACCGCCAGACGGTCTTGATCTTTGCTTCGGGGATCAAGCACGGCCAGCACGTCGTGCATGTACTGAAAGAGCAGCACGGCATCGAGTGTGGCTTCGTCAGCGGAGAGACGCCGGACGGCGAACGGGACCGATTGATTGCCCGGTTCCGGGATCAGGAGTGGGCACGCCAGCTTCAGATCGACTTTGGAGCAAACGCCGCCGAGCCGCTGAAGTACCTGTGCAACGTCAACGTGCTGACGACCGGCTTCGACGCGCCGAACGTCGATTGCGTGGCCCTGCTGCGGCCGACGTTGTCGCCGGGCCTGTACTACCAGATGGTCGGCCGGGGCTTCCGACTCCACCCCGGCAAGCAGAACTGCCTGGTCCTCGACTTCGGCGGCAACGTGCTGCGGCACGGCCCGGTGGACCAGGTCCGGGTCAAGGAGGTCGGCGGCCAGGGCAGCGGCCAGGCTCCGGCGAAGGAGTGTCCGCAATGTCAGTCGGTCATCGCCGCCGGCTACGCGCGCTGCCCCGATTGCGGCTACGAGTTCCCGCCGCCCGAGCGCGGCAAGCACGATGCGAAAGCGAGCAGCGCCGGCATCCTGTCGGGCCAGGTGACGACGACCAGGTACATCGTGCAGGACGTGTTCTACAGCGTCCACCAGAAGCGCGGCGCGCCGGAGGACGCGCCCAGGACCATGCGGGTGGACTACAAGGTCGGCTGGCACGAGTACAAGTCCGAGTGGGTCTGCTTCGAGCACACCGGCTACGCCCGGCAGAAGGCGGTCGCCTGGTGGAAGCAGCGCTCGCAGGAGCCTGTTCCAGAGACGGCCGAAGAAGCGGTCGCGCTGGCGCAACACGGGCGCCTGGCCCCAACGCGCGAGATCACCGTTCGCAGCGTCACCGGCGAGGACTTCGACCGCATCATCGGCTACGAGCTGGGCGACATCCCACCGCAGCCGGACGGCAAGGACCTGCCCGAGGACGCGCTCGACTTCCCGTTCGGAGCTAACGCGGTCGCCGCGGAGGAGGAAATTCCGTGGTGA
- a CDS encoding bifunctional DNA primase/polymerase has protein sequence MVTPGELLTAALRYAELGYRVFPCAPGNSTPLTDHGFLDATTEVEQIERWWGQHPTANVAIATAGLLVVDLDPAEGNAANPWLKDDPDKRLDLAAAPTAMTPRGGRHHVFRKPAGKGWRCTASRLAPKVDTRTDGGYIIVPPSWRPDGAYSWVPGLELDGPPDRLPEPPPWLVALLDSLAQETPTLAHVAAGGGQANPIPEGQRNATLARLGGNMRRVGMTLAEIAAALLQTNKDRCFPPLSPREVERIAASVARYEPDQIATAMAEGHWDQLMQVQAPQLAPVSLADLTARYPDLRRPVIHGLLRQGETMNVISAPKIGKSWLVTDLALAVATGRPWLDTFACEAGDVLIIDNELHGETSANRIPKVAAARQIGLGDVGGHVFVQNLRGHWQDIFSLGPYFRALEPGRFRVIILDAMYRFMPREMDENDNGTMANVYNAIDRYADLLGCCFVLIHHTSKGNQSGKAITDVGAGAGSQSRATDTHLVLRPHEEDDVVVLEAAVRSWPPVLPRCLRWAFPVWTPADDLDPTLLRSERPRRARRAEADADEAEQPEPSWDAERFAAAFVTGTPKTRDAILAEANAAGLSDWKAERLLRRAEGLGLVHRWASGRNRPSAYANVPQPASEDADQ, from the coding sequence GTGGTGACACCGGGCGAGCTGCTGACGGCTGCCCTCCGCTACGCCGAACTGGGCTACCGGGTGTTCCCCTGCGCGCCGGGCAACAGCACCCCGCTGACCGACCACGGTTTCCTCGACGCGACCACGGAGGTTGAGCAGATCGAGCGTTGGTGGGGGCAGCACCCGACCGCGAACGTAGCCATCGCCACCGCAGGGCTGCTCGTCGTCGATCTCGACCCGGCAGAAGGGAACGCGGCCAACCCGTGGCTCAAGGACGACCCGGACAAGCGGCTCGACTTGGCGGCCGCACCGACGGCCATGACGCCGCGCGGCGGCCGGCACCACGTCTTCCGCAAGCCAGCGGGGAAGGGCTGGCGCTGCACCGCGAGCCGGCTGGCCCCGAAGGTTGATACGCGCACGGACGGTGGCTACATCATCGTGCCCCCGTCCTGGCGGCCGGACGGGGCATACTCCTGGGTGCCGGGGCTGGAACTTGACGGCCCTCCCGACCGTCTGCCCGAGCCGCCGCCGTGGTTGGTCGCGTTGCTCGACTCCTTGGCCCAGGAAACGCCCACGTTGGCCCACGTCGCGGCCGGCGGGGGCCAGGCGAACCCGATCCCGGAGGGCCAACGGAACGCGACCCTGGCGCGCCTGGGCGGGAACATGCGCCGGGTCGGGATGACCCTGGCCGAGATCGCCGCCGCCTTGCTCCAGACCAACAAGGACCGCTGCTTCCCGCCGCTGTCGCCCCGCGAGGTCGAGCGCATCGCCGCAAGTGTCGCCCGGTACGAGCCCGACCAGATCGCGACCGCGATGGCCGAGGGGCACTGGGACCAGTTGATGCAGGTCCAGGCGCCGCAGCTCGCCCCGGTCAGCCTGGCCGACCTGACGGCGCGCTACCCCGACCTGCGCCGGCCGGTGATCCACGGCCTGCTGCGCCAAGGCGAGACGATGAACGTCATCTCCGCCCCCAAGATCGGCAAGTCCTGGCTGGTCACCGACCTGGCCCTGGCCGTCGCCACGGGCCGGCCCTGGCTCGACACGTTCGCGTGCGAAGCCGGCGACGTGCTGATCATCGACAACGAGCTTCATGGCGAGACCTCGGCCAACCGCATCCCCAAGGTCGCGGCGGCCCGGCAGATCGGGCTCGGTGATGTTGGCGGGCACGTCTTCGTGCAGAACCTCCGGGGGCACTGGCAGGACATCTTCTCGCTGGGGCCGTACTTCCGCGCGCTGGAGCCGGGGCGGTTCCGGGTGATCATCCTGGACGCCATGTACCGCTTCATGCCGCGGGAGATGGACGAGAACGACAACGGCACAATGGCGAACGTTTACAACGCCATTGATCGCTACGCCGACCTGCTGGGCTGCTGCTTCGTGCTCATCCACCACACCAGCAAGGGGAACCAGTCCGGCAAGGCGATCACCGACGTTGGTGCAGGTGCTGGCAGCCAGAGCCGGGCGACCGACACGCACCTGGTCCTGCGCCCCCACGAGGAGGACGACGTGGTGGTGCTGGAGGCGGCCGTGCGTTCCTGGCCGCCAGTCCTACCAAGGTGCCTGCGCTGGGCCTTCCCGGTGTGGACGCCGGCCGACGACCTCGACCCGACGCTGCTGCGGAGTGAGCGCCCCAGGCGGGCACGCCGGGCGGAGGCGGACGCGGACGAAGCGGAACAACCCGAGCCTTCCTGGGACGCGGAGCGGTTCGCGGCGGCGTTCGTGACGGGCACGCCCAAGACGCGCGACGCGATCCTGGCTGAGGCGAACGCGGCCGGCCTGTCCGACTGGAAGGCCGAACGTCTGCTGCGCCGGGCGGAAGGACTGGGCCTGGTCCACCGCTGGGCGAGCGGTCGCAACCGCCCGTCGGCCTACGCGAACGTTCCCCAGCCCGCCAGCGAGGATGCTGACCAGTGA
- a CDS encoding DNA modification methylase — MKIELRKLSEIKPYPNNPRLNDDAVEAVAASIREFGFRQPIVVDAEGVIVVGHTRYKAALKLGLEMVPVHVATDLTPEQIKAYRIADNKSAELSDWDYDLLPVELGELQGMNYDLGLLGFDQDELARLLDPGVKDGLTDPDEVPAPPDEATTRPGDLWLLGDHRLLCGDSGKPEDVDRLLNGAVIHLVNTDPPYNVRVEPRSNNAIAAGLSSFEVTHHQKMDVVRHPEKAKPTGKKLRAKDRPLANDFVSDEVFEKMLHAWFGNLARVLESGRAFYIWGGYANCANYPPVLKATGLYFSQAIIWVKEHPVLTRKDFMGNHEWCFYGWREGAAHVFLGPNNAVDVWSVKKVNPQSMIHLTEKPVELAVRAIQYSSRPGENVLDLFGGSGSTLIGAEQTGRKAYLMELDPLYCDVICERWCKFTGKEAFRVDPQGNQTPRSELLAGRA, encoded by the coding sequence ATGAAGATCGAGCTGCGGAAGCTGTCCGAGATCAAGCCCTACCCCAACAACCCCCGCCTCAACGACGACGCGGTCGAAGCCGTGGCGGCATCGATCCGCGAGTTCGGCTTCCGCCAGCCGATCGTGGTGGACGCCGAGGGCGTTATCGTCGTCGGCCATACGCGCTACAAGGCCGCGCTGAAGCTGGGCCTGGAGATGGTGCCGGTCCACGTCGCCACGGACCTGACCCCCGAGCAGATCAAGGCCTACCGCATCGCCGACAACAAGAGCGCCGAGCTGTCCGACTGGGACTACGACCTGCTACCCGTCGAGTTGGGCGAGCTGCAGGGCATGAACTACGACCTGGGCCTTCTCGGCTTCGACCAGGATGAGCTGGCCCGGCTGCTCGACCCCGGCGTCAAGGACGGGCTGACCGACCCCGACGAGGTGCCTGCGCCGCCCGACGAGGCGACGACCCGTCCCGGCGACCTGTGGCTCCTCGGCGACCACCGGCTGCTGTGCGGCGACAGCGGCAAGCCCGAGGACGTGGACCGCCTGCTCAATGGCGCGGTGATCCACCTGGTCAACACCGACCCGCCCTACAACGTGCGGGTCGAACCCAGGAGCAACAACGCCATCGCCGCCGGCCTCAGCTCGTTCGAGGTCACGCACCACCAGAAGATGGACGTGGTCCGGCACCCGGAGAAGGCGAAGCCGACCGGCAAGAAGCTGCGGGCCAAGGACCGGCCGCTCGCCAACGACTTCGTTTCCGACGAGGTGTTCGAGAAGATGCTGCACGCCTGGTTCGGCAACCTCGCCCGCGTGCTCGAGTCCGGCCGGGCCTTCTACATCTGGGGCGGCTACGCCAACTGCGCCAACTACCCGCCGGTGCTGAAGGCCACGGGCCTGTACTTCTCGCAGGCGATCATCTGGGTCAAGGAGCACCCCGTGCTGACCCGCAAGGACTTCATGGGCAACCACGAGTGGTGCTTCTACGGCTGGCGGGAAGGGGCGGCCCACGTCTTCCTCGGCCCCAACAACGCTGTCGATGTCTGGTCGGTCAAGAAGGTCAACCCGCAGTCGATGATCCACCTGACCGAGAAGCCGGTCGAGCTGGCCGTGCGGGCGATCCAGTACTCGTCGCGGCCCGGCGAGAACGTCCTCGACCTGTTCGGCGGCTCCGGCTCGACACTCATCGGCGCCGAGCAGACCGGCCGCAAGGCATACCTCATGGAGCTGGACCCGCTCTACTGTGACGTGATTTGCGAACGCTGGTGCAAGTTCACCGGAAAGGAGGCATTCCGTGTTGATCCTCAAGGAAATCAAACCCCGCGCTCCGAGCTGCTCGCCGGGCGAGCGTAA